A segment of the Carya illinoinensis cultivar Pawnee chromosome 1, C.illinoinensisPawnee_v1, whole genome shotgun sequence genome:
GATGGGCTCAACGTGTGCTAGCCGATGATTTAAAAACTCCATCCTTGACCGTTTCAATAAAAAAGGTTGACGCGTCACCTTTctattaaaattatgaaaaatacacTTACACTGAATTAAATtcactaaaaaacaaaaataaataatagtatggTTATCGCTTAACAAAATACACCAACATAATTTTGAACtgtaaatttgagatgaaaacaaagcatttttctaaaaacatcataaaacatttaaataataGTAACTTATAAGTTGAGAATACAAAACTTATggttaacaaaaattaaattattttattttatctcatataatcatcataaatttttatataaaatataataaataatttaatttttttaaatataaaaaaaaattatattataataagattttatttatcttatttcgTTTATACTGCCTGACCAAACTGACCTAAATTTTACACCGCAATCTAAACTTCCAAGTGGGGTTTCGCAAAGAAGGCAGAACCATATATTTGGGCCAATAAACTTCCAGATGTCCTTGGCGTGGCGGGTCCCCCCCCCCCGCTTTCTAATTCCTACCTCCAGAGGTCGTTAGGGGCATTCCCGCAATTTCACCCACAAAACCCCGGGTATATGCATCATGCAGTCACAAACCAACACACTGCTCATCCTCAAACTCAAAAGCTCCGTACACAGTCTCTCTGTTTCCTCGTTCCTTCCTCTGCACTCTCCTTTTACACGCTTtcttccatcttttcttttctagggTTTCATAGGAAGTCTTTTCACTGACTTTCAAAGTCTCCGATTCTCCTTGTAATACTACCGGATTCTCGCGTTTAATACCGCAGTTTTCTGCAGCTCTCCTGTATTCGATCCAACTTAGAAAAATGGACTCCGATTCGTGGCATGCTCGTCTCTCCACTTCCTCGAAGCGCTATCAGTCTCGATCGGGTTTGCCcctcattttttgtttgtttaccgaGAAAGTGGAGGAAACTTTTTGGTTGAGTTTtaactctttttccctttggGGTTTGTGATGATGGTGCAGATCTGTTCTTTGGAGGAGGTCATGATGAAGTTGACGTGGAAGAGGACTCGAGGGCTGAGTTTCTGTGCCCGTTTTGCGCTGAGGATTACGATGTCGTCGGGCTTTGTTGCCACATCGATGAGGAGCATCCTCGGGAAGCCAGGAATGGGGTaaccttttattattattattttggttataATTCTCAAATAAGGTTTGCACAAACgcacgcgcgcgcacacacacacacatatagagtatatagatgataaatgtgtaaaatttacttaattagtgaataaatctggcAAATCGTAGTGAAGGGTGTGCGAAAACGTTATTTTCAATTTACTTGTAAAATCTCTCAGTTGTGAAATATAGAATCAGTAGACAATGTGCATTTGGGCCGCCTTTAATTTACTACTAGGGGGCCCTGGCATTTGTTGGTGCGACGAAAGGGGCTTGCTTGCCTGTTGAATACAACAtgaagtgaaaaaaaattagattttcctTAACTGAATGTGGGTTTTGGTCCTGCACTAGCGGGCAAGGGGTTTCGAGCAGCCCTTTTCATTGAAAGTTGTATTCGTAAATAGTATGAATGATGATTAATTTCGGATGATTTACATAATGCTATTGTCCATATTTCCAGGTATGTCCAATTTGTGCAAAGAGGGTTGGAATGGATATTGTTGGCCATGCTACGACGCAACATGGGAGTTTTCTAAAGATATCCTTTACAGCTAGTTGACCCTTGAAATGCTTTACTTCTGGATTGCGTTTTAAAGTTTTGGTTCTGTTCTCGTACCTGTTCACCATGTTATCAAGGTCTGGTTTCtttatgttttagtttttttataagctaaacttgattaatgattaaataagtttTTACCTGACCAGATAGAGCTTATACTTGAAGAACGCCTAGCAAGAAAATGAGAAGAGTAAACTAGTCCCAAAAACTAGGAATAGAAAAAAGAATCTAATTCCATCAACTTTTTTCTTAATGCTGGATTTTATGCCTCTGTAGTCTAAATGATGACTGGTGAACAAGGAATCCAGTTTAGGTGACATAGTTAGATTCCTTGTTTCTCGTAAGATTATTTTGACTGCATTGCTTGACCATAATTTTCTAAAGACGGGAGATTAGTTTTATAACTCCTTCACCCTTTTCATTTTAACTTTCATTGGAACCTTGCTTTTAACTTTAAAACAGTATATCACTTTATCATCCGCCCATCGAAGCGTGGGGCTCTGAGGGTCAGCATTTAACATCTCTTTGATTCCAGTGTTTCCAGAGTGGAACCAAAGATGAGTTGACTAATGGAACTTCTCTTTTGGTACTAGTTTTATTCAATAATCTGTCCACATGATTGCTCACTGTTCACAAACCGTCTTAAGCACCTTATGTTTTTACAAACCATTTTCTTGTTCGAGTTCCctatttaaaaaagtagattCTTTCATTGTTTCCATAGGTTTATTTAAGTGAATCTCTTCTGTTTAAGCTCTAGGACTTTTCTCTCATGTCTCTGATTGCTTTGCCACACTTTTTAGTAACAAAATGAAGAGTTCATGCAGTTCCTTAACTTCAGATCACGTGCAGCGCAAGAGGAGATTCAGAAAAGGTGGTTCTAATTCGGCATTTTCACAATTGAGGAAAGAGTTAAGAGAAGGAAATATACAAATCCCCTTTGGAGGAGGATCCTCTTGCATTGTTTCCTCAAATACAGAGCCAGATCCTTTGTTGTTATCATTTATGTGTAATGCGCGTATAGTTGATGAATCTGTGGATGTTCAGTCTCGTTCTTTGGTGGAAACAAGCTCTGTACACGAAAGCTCAAAAGAGGATTTCTTGGAAAGGTATATATGTGCTTTGGGTTTTCATTAATCTTGTAAAATTCTATTTAGGGgaggtttggatacaaaaagcccctcatctcatctcatcttatcaaaTCATtgcaactttcccaaattttcatacaaaatacaataaacaattcaattttttcaaatctcaaaacaaaaataataataatagaaaataatattctaacaatattttattcaactttcaaatttcatttcatctcaactcaactcactattcaacaatattttagtcttggaaaaatattgaatgagaaaaCTCAGATAGATCAACAGCAATATAAACTATTGTCAGGAATGGCTTTGACTCTGGGCCAGATAGGCACTTGTAATTGTTTCAAGTT
Coding sequences within it:
- the LOC122318417 gene encoding protein DEHYDRATION-INDUCED 19 homolog 4-like; the encoded protein is MDSDSWHARLSTSSKRYQSRSDLFFGGGHDEVDVEEDSRAEFLCPFCAEDYDVVGLCCHIDEEHPREARNGVCPICAKRVGMDIVGHATTQHGSFLKVQRKRRFRKGGSNSAFSQLRKELREGNIQIPFGGGSSCIVSSNTEPDPLLLSFMCNARIVDESVDVQSRSLVETSSVHESSKEDFLERTSQQAMLSDEDQEEKTRKCEFVQGLLLSTILDDNM